From a region of the Sagittula sp. P11 genome:
- a CDS encoding beta-propeller fold lactonase family protein yields MPWSSGSVRRARLALTAALAAAVVGTGPLAAGDRAFVTCQNGDALSVIDLGTGEEVARWDVPGKPAGVAVASDGSVYTVSPDSKTVRHLSPDGALLAETTLDGGPIGIVLDEARGRVFVSDWYNARIWELTAVDLSTLSQLATGEAPAGLSLSPNGRFLASADKDADQVSIFDADTLEIAHRVKVGTRPFGLRFAPDGRLFVGNVGSNDVTVLDPASGEILATVPVGERPYGVAFAQGRAFVTNQYANTVSVIALDDLSTVATLDVGEYPEGIDTTPDGAHVVVANWFENTVEVIDAQSLEIVDAIETADGPRAFGRFITGGTE; encoded by the coding sequence ATGCCCTGGTCGAGCGGTTCGGTGCGGCGAGCTAGGCTCGCCCTGACCGCGGCCCTCGCCGCTGCGGTGGTCGGAACGGGACCGCTGGCGGCGGGGGATCGCGCCTTTGTCACCTGTCAGAACGGCGACGCGCTGAGCGTCATCGACCTCGGGACGGGCGAGGAAGTCGCGCGCTGGGACGTCCCCGGCAAACCGGCGGGGGTGGCCGTGGCTTCCGACGGTTCGGTCTACACGGTCTCGCCCGACAGCAAGACGGTCCGACACCTGTCGCCCGATGGCGCGCTCCTGGCCGAAACCACGCTGGACGGCGGCCCCATCGGCATCGTGCTGGACGAGGCACGCGGACGGGTCTTCGTCTCGGACTGGTACAACGCCCGGATCTGGGAATTGACAGCCGTCGACCTGTCAACGCTGTCGCAACTTGCGACCGGAGAGGCGCCTGCGGGCCTGTCCCTCTCGCCCAATGGCCGGTTCCTTGCCTCCGCCGACAAGGACGCCGACCAGGTCTCGATCTTCGACGCCGACACGCTGGAGATCGCGCATCGGGTCAAGGTCGGCACCCGCCCCTTCGGCCTGCGGTTCGCACCGGACGGACGGCTGTTCGTCGGCAATGTCGGCTCGAACGACGTGACCGTGCTCGACCCCGCAAGCGGCGAAATCCTGGCCACGGTGCCGGTGGGCGAACGCCCCTACGGGGTGGCCTTTGCGCAGGGGCGCGCCTTTGTCACCAACCAGTACGCCAACACCGTTTCGGTGATCGCGCTCGACGACCTGTCGACCGTCGCGACGCTCGATGTCGGGGAATACCCGGAAGGCATCGACACAACGCCGGACGGCGCGCATGTGGTCGTCGCCAACTGGTTCGAGAATACGGTCGAAGTGATCGACGCACAGAGCCTCGAAATCGTCGACGCCATCGAGACAGCCGACGGCCCCCGCGCCTTCGGCCGCTTCATCACGGGAGGAACGGAATGA
- a CDS encoding ABC transporter substrate-binding protein, translating to MARLLTLLLAALMIVSAPGRAMAVEVRAAVLRIDYPRLLPISRYDLKAPDLGFAGAMLADEDNNTTGSFLGNTYDTTTVAVPPEEADAALEEILADGRRLIVVMAEREDLLRLTRRAGEEGALVLNATAPDTVLRNGACRSNLLHIAPSDQMTTDAVAQFAIWKKWDRWFLISGSNPADLSLAESYRRSANKFGARIVEERTIEDTGGARRTDTGHALVQRQLPLDTQGASRHDVVIAADATDYFARYLSYNLWDPRPVMGSGGLRPVTFHGAHEAWGATQYHTRFEELTRRYVQPEDYNVWLALRVIGEAVTRASTADPMEIKAYVLSDKFELAAFKGQKVTFRNWNGQLRQPILLYDGMITVSVSPQDGFLHQVSSLDTLGLDRPESQCTAFN from the coding sequence ATGGCACGACTGCTGACGCTGCTTCTGGCGGCGCTGATGATCGTTTCGGCCCCGGGCCGGGCCATGGCCGTCGAGGTGCGGGCCGCCGTGCTGCGCATCGACTACCCGCGCCTTCTGCCGATTTCGCGCTACGACCTGAAGGCGCCGGACCTCGGGTTCGCGGGGGCGATGCTGGCCGACGAGGACAACAACACCACCGGCAGTTTCCTTGGCAATACCTACGACACCACGACCGTGGCCGTTCCCCCCGAGGAGGCCGATGCGGCGCTGGAGGAGATCCTGGCCGACGGTCGCCGCCTGATCGTCGTGATGGCCGAGCGCGAGGACCTGCTGCGCCTGACCCGGCGCGCCGGGGAAGAGGGCGCACTGGTCCTGAATGCCACCGCCCCGGACACCGTCCTGAGGAACGGCGCCTGCCGGTCGAATCTTCTGCACATCGCACCCTCCGACCAGATGACCACCGACGCCGTCGCGCAGTTCGCCATATGGAAAAAGTGGGACCGCTGGTTCCTGATCTCCGGTTCGAACCCGGCGGACCTGTCGCTGGCTGAATCCTACCGCCGTTCGGCCAACAAGTTCGGCGCCCGCATCGTCGAAGAGCGCACCATCGAGGACACCGGCGGTGCGCGGCGCACCGACACGGGCCACGCGCTGGTGCAGCGTCAGTTGCCGCTCGATACGCAGGGGGCTTCGCGCCACGACGTGGTGATCGCCGCAGACGCCACTGACTATTTCGCGCGCTACCTGTCCTACAACCTTTGGGATCCGCGCCCGGTGATGGGGTCCGGCGGCCTGCGCCCGGTCACCTTCCACGGTGCGCATGAGGCATGGGGCGCCACCCAGTACCACACCCGGTTCGAGGAGCTGACCCGCCGCTACGTCCAGCCGGAGGATTACAACGTCTGGCTTGCCCTGCGCGTGATCGGCGAGGCCGTGACCCGCGCCAGCACCGCCGACCCGATGGAGATCAAGGCCTACGTGCTGTCAGACAAGTTCGAGCTGGCGGCGTTCAAGGGGCAGAAGGTGACCTTCCGCAACTGGAACGGCCAGCTCCGTCAGCCGATCCTGCTGTACGACGGCATGATCACGGTCAGCGTCAGCCCGCAGGACGGTTTCCTCCACCAGGTGTCCAGCCTCGACACGCTGGGTCTGGACCGTCCCGAATCCCAATGCACCGCCTTCAACTGA
- a CDS encoding PepSY domain-containing protein: MKRIIFACAALALATPVFAESHEGGIPQETVDAIMSMLTDMECQMAPDDIEMEDDGGYELDDVICKGGNQFDIELDADLNEVGRRAE, from the coding sequence ATGAAACGCATCATCTTTGCCTGCGCCGCCCTTGCCCTGGCCACGCCCGTCTTTGCCGAAAGCCATGAAGGCGGTATCCCCCAGGAGACCGTCGACGCCATCATGTCGATGCTGACCGACATGGAGTGCCAGATGGCGCCCGACGACATCGAGATGGAGGACGACGGCGGCTACGAGCTGGACGACGTCATCTGCAAGGGCGGCAACCAGTTCGATATCGAGCTGGACGCCGATCTGAACGAGGTCGGCCGCCGCGCGGAATAG
- a CDS encoding SRPBCC family protein, with amino-acid sequence MKRRHFLMTAAAMALVPGMALAHGPTRQKVTLTAEVAAEPAEVWAAIGDFQDMSWHPAVVSSTGENGNEIDATRDLYLSDQGADGPLLKEVLYKYDADKMTYSYRIREDNVDVLPVTNYSSHLTVKPRDGGGSIVEWRGAFYRGYPNNDPPAELNDEAAIAAVSGVYQAGLDALVERFGAAS; translated from the coding sequence ATGAAGAGACGTCATTTCCTGATGACCGCGGCGGCCATGGCCCTCGTGCCCGGCATGGCGCTGGCGCACGGGCCGACCCGCCAGAAGGTCACGCTGACCGCCGAGGTCGCGGCCGAGCCGGCCGAAGTCTGGGCGGCCATCGGCGACTTCCAGGACATGTCCTGGCACCCGGCGGTCGTGTCCTCGACCGGCGAGAACGGCAACGAGATCGACGCCACCCGCGACCTTTACCTGTCGGACCAGGGGGCGGACGGCCCGCTCCTGAAAGAGGTGCTCTACAAGTACGACGCCGACAAGATGACCTATTCCTACCGCATCCGCGAGGACAACGTGGATGTGCTGCCGGTCACCAACTACTCCTCCCACCTGACGGTCAAGCCGCGCGATGGCGGCGGGTCCATCGTGGAATGGCGCGGGGCGTTCTACCGCGGCTACCCTAACAACGATCCGCCAGCAGAGCTGAACGACGAGGCCGCCATCGCGGCGGTCAGCGGCGTCTACCAGGCCGGGCTCGATGCCCTGGTCGAGCGGTTCGGTGCGGCGAGCTAG
- a CDS encoding DUF3280 domain-containing protein produces the protein MRRFAIFLCLTLAAPCAADEKIAFFGITLLDGSLQTATGGHEAEEARIEALETLVADRFREEGYDLVDIAPVQEKLDRVANPAKCYGCDARMATELGADFALVGEVQKISNLILTMNLQLRDAESGETVKGRVVDIRGNTDESWTRGMRYILKTAFFEREEK, from the coding sequence ATGCGGCGCTTCGCGATCTTCCTGTGCCTGACTCTGGCCGCGCCCTGCGCAGCCGACGAGAAGATTGCGTTCTTCGGAATCACCCTCCTCGACGGTTCGCTCCAGACCGCGACGGGCGGCCACGAGGCGGAAGAGGCCCGTATCGAGGCGCTGGAAACCCTCGTCGCCGACCGCTTCCGGGAAGAAGGCTACGACCTCGTCGACATCGCGCCGGTGCAGGAAAAACTCGACCGGGTGGCCAACCCCGCCAAGTGCTACGGCTGCGATGCCCGGATGGCCACGGAACTGGGCGCCGACTTCGCGCTCGTGGGAGAGGTGCAGAAGATCTCCAACCTCATCCTGACGATGAACCTGCAACTGCGCGATGCGGAAAGCGGCGAGACGGTGAAGGGCCGCGTTGTCGACATCCGCGGCAACACCGACGAATCCTGGACGCGCGGCATGCGCTACATCCTGAAGACGGCATTTTTCGAAAGGGAGGAAAAATGA
- a CDS encoding quinoprotein dehydrogenase-associated SoxYZ-like carrier, which produces MRHLVFAALLGATALPVSAEDAWDSIALQLYGDRALLDGGDVIAIDAPYRTQNDSRTQIAAMVRAPEGLNIGTVTLVLDENPMPVSAVFALETPLPSFFFDVTMRVNGPTPLHVVAETTDGRLWMAEGFVKTSGQGACAAPPGTDPKEALATLGEMELELADLLPGADAKGRLEALATRQKRLDVDISHPSHSGMQMDQISLLYIPMRYVKDVQIDLDGAGYVDVTGSISLSENPRLGLSVPGRTRSVDVTMTDTDGTVTTAHKDIAGF; this is translated from the coding sequence ATGAGACATCTGGTTTTCGCAGCGCTGCTCGGCGCCACTGCCCTGCCCGTTTCAGCTGAGGACGCGTGGGACTCCATCGCGCTGCAACTCTACGGGGACCGCGCCCTGCTGGACGGCGGCGATGTGATCGCGATCGACGCGCCCTACCGGACGCAGAACGACAGCCGGACCCAGATCGCCGCCATGGTGCGCGCCCCCGAAGGCCTGAACATCGGCACGGTGACGCTGGTGCTGGACGAGAACCCCATGCCGGTCTCGGCGGTGTTTGCGCTGGAGACCCCCCTGCCCTCCTTCTTCTTCGACGTGACCATGCGGGTGAACGGCCCGACGCCGCTGCATGTCGTCGCCGAAACCACCGATGGCCGCCTCTGGATGGCCGAAGGTTTCGTGAAGACCTCTGGGCAGGGCGCCTGCGCCGCCCCTCCGGGCACCGATCCGAAGGAAGCGCTGGCCACGCTGGGCGAGATGGAACTGGAACTGGCTGACCTCCTGCCCGGCGCCGACGCCAAGGGCCGCCTCGAAGCGCTCGCCACCCGGCAGAAGCGGCTCGACGTAGACATCTCGCACCCCTCGCATTCGGGCATGCAGATGGACCAGATCTCGTTGCTCTACATCCCGATGCGCTACGTGAAGGACGTGCAGATCGACCTCGACGGCGCGGGCTACGTGGATGTGACCGGCTCGATCTCCCTATCGGAAAACCCGCGCCTCGGCCTGTCCGTCCCGGGCCGGACCCGCTCCGTCGACGTGACGATGACCGACACGGACGGCACCGTGACCACGGCACACAAGGACATCGCCGGGTTCTGA
- the xoxF5 gene encoding lanthanide-dependent methanol dehydrogenase XoxF5, which produces MKSLKLLTSGIALCCATTAMANSDLVEQMDNPAQWAIQTGDYKNQRYSELDQINKDNVGDLQVAWTFSTGVLRGHEGSPLVIGDVMYVHTPFPNIVYALDLTQEGKIIWKYEPKQDPEVIPVMCCDTVNRGVAYADGKVFLHQADTKVVALDAMTGEVVWEVQNGDPSIGETNTATVLPVKDKVIVGISGGEFGVRGSVTAYNMETGEQEWRAYSMGPDEDILMDPENTTHLGEPVGENSGTNTWEGDQWMIGGGTTWGWYSVDLEENLVYYGTGNPSTWNPAQRPGDNRWSMTIMARDIDTGMAKWVYQMTPHDEWDFDGINEMILTEQEIDGEERKLLTHFDRNGLGYTLDRVTGELLVAEKYDPAVNWTTGVDMDPASDTYGRPAVVAQYSTEQNGEDVNSTGICPAALGSKDQQPAAYSPKTELFYVPTNHVCMDYEPFRVSYTAGQPYVGATLSMYPAPDSHGGMGNFIAWDNINGEIKWSLPEQFSVWSGALATAGDVVFYGTLEGYLKAVDSETGDELYRFKTPSGIIGNVMTYEQAGKQYIGILSGIGGWAGIGLAAGLTNPNDGLGAVGGYAALSDYTALGGQLTVFALPD; this is translated from the coding sequence ATGAAATCGTTAAAACTACTCACATCGGGCATCGCCCTTTGCTGCGCCACGACGGCGATGGCAAACAGCGATCTCGTGGAGCAGATGGACAACCCAGCTCAGTGGGCGATCCAGACCGGCGACTACAAGAACCAGCGCTATTCCGAGCTGGACCAGATCAACAAGGACAACGTCGGCGACCTGCAGGTTGCGTGGACCTTCTCGACCGGCGTTCTGCGCGGCCACGAGGGTTCGCCGCTTGTGATCGGCGACGTGATGTACGTCCACACGCCGTTCCCGAACATTGTCTACGCGCTCGATCTGACGCAGGAAGGCAAGATCATCTGGAAGTACGAGCCGAAGCAGGATCCGGAAGTCATCCCGGTGATGTGCTGTGACACCGTGAACCGCGGTGTGGCCTATGCCGACGGCAAGGTCTTCCTGCACCAGGCCGACACGAAGGTGGTCGCGCTCGATGCGATGACCGGCGAAGTGGTCTGGGAAGTGCAGAACGGCGACCCGTCCATCGGTGAGACCAACACCGCCACCGTGCTTCCGGTCAAGGACAAGGTCATCGTCGGTATCTCCGGCGGCGAATTCGGCGTCCGGGGTTCGGTCACGGCCTACAACATGGAAACCGGCGAGCAGGAATGGCGCGCCTACTCCATGGGTCCGGACGAAGACATCCTGATGGATCCGGAGAACACCACGCACCTGGGCGAGCCTGTCGGCGAGAACTCCGGCACCAACACCTGGGAAGGCGATCAGTGGATGATCGGCGGCGGCACCACCTGGGGCTGGTATTCGGTCGATCTGGAAGAGAACCTCGTCTACTACGGCACGGGTAACCCGTCGACGTGGAACCCGGCGCAGCGTCCCGGCGACAACCGCTGGTCCATGACCATCATGGCCCGCGACATCGACACCGGCATGGCCAAGTGGGTCTACCAGATGACCCCGCATGACGAGTGGGACTTCGACGGCATCAACGAGATGATCCTGACCGAGCAGGAGATCGACGGCGAAGAGCGCAAGCTGCTGACCCACTTCGACCGGAACGGCCTGGGCTACACCCTGGACCGCGTGACCGGCGAACTGCTGGTGGCCGAGAAGTACGACCCGGCTGTGAACTGGACCACCGGCGTCGACATGGACCCGGCATCCGACACCTATGGCCGTCCGGCCGTGGTGGCGCAGTACTCCACCGAGCAGAACGGCGAAGACGTCAACTCCACCGGCATCTGCCCGGCGGCGCTTGGCTCCAAGGACCAGCAGCCGGCGGCCTACAGCCCGAAGACCGAGCTGTTCTACGTGCCGACCAACCACGTCTGCATGGACTACGAACCGTTCCGCGTGTCCTATACCGCAGGTCAGCCCTACGTCGGCGCGACCCTGTCGATGTACCCGGCACCGGACAGCCATGGCGGCATGGGTAACTTCATCGCATGGGACAACATCAACGGCGAGATCAAGTGGTCGCTGCCGGAGCAGTTCTCCGTGTGGTCGGGCGCCCTGGCAACCGCGGGTGACGTGGTGTTCTACGGCACGCTCGAAGGCTACCTGAAGGCTGTCGACTCCGAGACGGGTGACGAACTCTACCGCTTCAAGACCCCCTCGGGCATCATCGGCAACGTGATGACCTACGAGCAGGCCGGCAAGCAGTACATCGGCATCCTGTCCGGCATCGGCGGCTGGGCCGGCATCGGCCTCGCGGCCGGTCTGACCAACCCGAACGACGGTCTCGGCGCCGTGGGCGGCTACGCAGCCCTCAGCGACTACACCGCTCTGGGTGGTCAGCTGACGGTGTTCGCACTGCCCGACTGA
- a CDS encoding YVTN family beta-propeller repeat protein, which yields MKRLMLATALIALSAAPAVAGKAFVSNERGNTITVVDTDTWEVLTEFPGGNRPRGITVSPDGTKLYVCASDDNLVRVFDTETYEELESLPSGPDPELFIIEPSGKRLYIANEDDNLVTVTDTETHTIIAEVPVGVEPEGMGMSPDAKWVVNTSETTNMAHFISTDDYKIKHNVLVDQRPRYAQYTDDGKRLFVSSEIGGTVSVMDIAEDGTPDLIKKIGFEVPGVLPEWLQPVGVKVTSDGSRIFVALGPANRVAVIDGETLEVIDYIMTGQRVWQLAFTPDEKYLLTTNGNSNDITVIDVAEEKAIKSVQVGQQPWGVVVIE from the coding sequence ATGAAACGCCTCATGCTTGCCACCGCCCTGATCGCCCTCTCCGCCGCACCTGCGGTGGCCGGGAAGGCCTTCGTCTCCAACGAGAGGGGCAACACCATCACCGTGGTCGATACAGACACCTGGGAAGTCCTGACCGAGTTTCCGGGCGGCAACCGTCCGCGCGGCATCACCGTGTCGCCGGACGGGACGAAGCTTTATGTGTGCGCCTCCGACGACAACCTTGTCCGGGTGTTCGACACGGAGACCTACGAGGAACTGGAAAGCCTGCCCTCCGGCCCCGACCCCGAACTCTTCATCATCGAGCCGTCGGGCAAGCGGCTGTATATCGCGAACGAGGACGACAACCTCGTGACCGTGACGGATACGGAGACGCACACCATCATCGCGGAGGTGCCGGTGGGTGTCGAACCCGAGGGCATGGGCATGAGCCCGGATGCCAAGTGGGTGGTCAACACGTCCGAGACCACCAACATGGCGCATTTCATTTCCACCGACGACTACAAGATCAAGCACAACGTGCTGGTCGACCAGCGCCCGCGCTACGCGCAGTACACCGACGATGGCAAACGGCTGTTCGTGTCGTCCGAGATCGGCGGCACCGTCTCCGTCATGGACATCGCGGAGGACGGCACCCCCGACCTTATCAAGAAGATCGGCTTCGAAGTGCCGGGCGTCCTGCCGGAATGGCTGCAGCCCGTTGGGGTCAAGGTCACGAGCGACGGCAGCCGCATCTTCGTGGCGCTTGGCCCCGCCAACCGGGTGGCGGTGATCGACGGCGAGACCCTCGAGGTGATCGACTACATCATGACCGGCCAGCGGGTCTGGCAGCTCGCATTCACGCCCGACGAGAAGTACCTGCTGACCACCAACGGCAATTCCAATGATATCACCGTGATCGACGTGGCCGAGGAAAAGGCCATCAAGTCCGTCCAGGTCGGGCAGCAGCCCTGGGGCGTGGTGGTGATCGAATAG
- a CDS encoding cytochrome c family protein — protein sequence MIKHIIGASILTLLPVLAAAESHGGMEGDAEKGERVFRKCQACHAVGEGAENKVGPVLNGVVDREIASVEGFEYSDVLKEMGAEGKTWTAEELAAFLEKPRDYAKGTKMAFAGLRKEEERADVIAFLKTHEMGE from the coding sequence ATGATCAAACACATCATCGGCGCATCGATTCTGACCCTGCTGCCCGTCCTCGCCGCGGCCGAAAGCCATGGCGGCATGGAAGGCGACGCCGAGAAGGGCGAGCGGGTGTTCCGCAAGTGCCAGGCCTGCCACGCCGTGGGTGAAGGCGCAGAGAACAAGGTCGGCCCGGTGCTGAACGGCGTCGTCGACCGCGAGATCGCATCCGTCGAAGGGTTCGAATACTCCGACGTCCTCAAGGAGATGGGCGCGGAAGGCAAGACGTGGACGGCCGAAGAACTCGCCGCCTTCCTCGAGAAGCCGCGCGACTATGCCAAGGGCACCAAGATGGCCTTTGCCGGCCTGCGCAAGGAAGAAGAGCGCGCAGACGTGATCGCGTTCCTCAAGACCCACGAAATGGGCGAATAA
- the fghA gene encoding S-formylglutathione hydrolase, whose translation METISENRCFGGVQGVYKHDSNTCGCEMTFAVYLPPQAEESPVPVLWYLSGLTCTHENAMTKGGLQEHAARHGLAVVFPDTSPRGDGVADDDAYDLGQGAGFYVNATRSPWKPHFRMYDYVVNELRDIVTKGFPVLDRHGITGHSMGGHGALTIAMRNPDLFESLSAFAPIANPTQSDWGRKQLSAYLGDDEAAWSDHDATLLLEDKGWKGDILVDQGGADQFLELLKPDALAGMMTRRRQPGTFRMQKGYDHSYFFVNSFAGDHVAWHAERLH comes from the coding sequence ATGGAAACCATCTCCGAAAATCGCTGCTTCGGAGGCGTGCAGGGCGTCTACAAGCACGACTCCAACACCTGCGGATGCGAGATGACCTTTGCGGTCTACCTGCCGCCGCAGGCAGAGGAGTCCCCGGTGCCGGTGCTGTGGTATCTGTCCGGCCTGACCTGCACGCATGAGAACGCCATGACCAAGGGCGGTCTCCAGGAACATGCCGCGCGCCACGGGCTCGCGGTGGTCTTCCCCGACACCTCGCCGCGCGGCGACGGTGTGGCGGACGACGACGCCTACGACCTGGGGCAGGGCGCGGGTTTTTACGTGAATGCGACGCGCAGCCCGTGGAAACCGCATTTCCGCATGTACGACTACGTCGTGAACGAACTGCGGGACATCGTGACCAAGGGGTTCCCGGTGCTCGACAGGCACGGGATCACCGGCCATTCGATGGGCGGGCACGGCGCGCTGACCATCGCGATGCGCAACCCGGACCTGTTCGAAAGCCTGTCCGCCTTCGCCCCGATCGCCAACCCGACGCAAAGCGACTGGGGCCGCAAGCAACTGTCCGCCTACCTGGGCGACGACGAGGCGGCGTGGTCGGACCACGATGCGACTTTGTTACTAGAGGACAAGGGCTGGAAAGGAGATATCTTGGTGGATCAGGGGGGGGCCGATCAGTTTCTCGAACTGCTCAAACCCGATGCCCTGGCGGGTATGATGACCCGTCGCCGCCAACCAGGGACCTTCCGGATGCAGAAGGGATACGACCATTCGTACTTCTTCGTTAACTCATTCGCCGGAGACCACGTCGCCTGGCACGCAGAGCGGCTCCACTAG
- a CDS encoding c-type cytochrome, methanol metabolism-related: MMRHASRILAAVAASALLPAVAAAQSWSDQPVKPADHEGEFTVSYEDGGIYYNEEDIPTYNVAEDGTVDWLTFSGFRRYHSECHVCHGPDGEGSSYAPKIKNSAVHMGYYDFYDVVVNGRQNGNSVMPHFGDNQNVMCYLNDIYVYLAARGMDAVPRGRPPKKEAKSDLIREQEDACMG, from the coding sequence ATGATGCGCCACGCATCCCGAATTCTTGCAGCAGTGGCCGCCTCGGCGCTGCTTCCCGCTGTGGCGGCCGCACAGAGCTGGAGCGACCAGCCGGTGAAGCCCGCAGACCACGAAGGAGAGTTTACCGTGTCCTACGAGGACGGCGGCATCTACTACAACGAAGAGGACATCCCGACCTACAACGTGGCCGAGGACGGCACCGTCGACTGGCTGACCTTCTCCGGCTTCCGCCGCTATCACTCCGAATGCCACGTCTGCCACGGCCCGGACGGCGAAGGGTCCTCCTACGCACCGAAGATCAAGAACTCTGCCGTGCACATGGGCTATTACGACTTCTACGACGTCGTGGTGAACGGGCGGCAGAACGGCAACTCCGTCATGCCCCACTTCGGCGACAACCAGAACGTGATGTGCTACCTGAACGACATCTACGTCTACCTTGCCGCCCGCGGCATGGACGCGGTGCCGCGCGGCCGCCCGCCGAAGAAGGAAGCAAAATCCGACCTCATCAGAGAGCAGGAAGATGCATGCATGGGCTAA
- a CDS encoding PQQ-dependent catabolism-associated CXXCW motif protein produces MKSVAALVLILSGLAAPLCAEGVPEPDGYRMEEFRAPVPDTLTGGTVIDPEEAHRIWEAGEAAFIDVLPQAPRPPNLPKGTIWRDKPRDTIPGAIWLPNVGYGAIADVTAEYFRRGLKMATGDDPSRPVVFFCLDDCWMSWNAAKRAIEWGYEEVFWLPEGTDGWSFMDYPLEVAKPEEPQP; encoded by the coding sequence ATGAAATCCGTCGCGGCGCTGGTCCTGATCCTGTCAGGCCTCGCCGCGCCGCTCTGCGCCGAGGGGGTGCCGGAACCCGACGGCTATCGCATGGAAGAGTTTCGCGCGCCCGTGCCCGATACGCTGACCGGCGGCACGGTGATCGACCCGGAAGAGGCGCACCGGATCTGGGAAGCCGGCGAAGCCGCCTTCATCGACGTTCTGCCTCAGGCCCCCCGTCCTCCGAACCTGCCCAAGGGCACGATCTGGCGCGACAAGCCCCGCGACACGATCCCCGGTGCGATCTGGCTGCCCAACGTCGGCTACGGCGCGATTGCCGACGTCACCGCCGAGTACTTCCGCCGCGGCCTGAAGATGGCCACCGGCGACGATCCTTCCCGCCCGGTGGTCTTCTTCTGTCTGGACGACTGCTGGATGAGCTGGAACGCCGCGAAGCGGGCCATCGAATGGGGATACGAAGAGGTCTTCTGGCTGCCCGAAGGCACGGACGGCTGGTCCTTCATGGATTACCCGCTGGAAGTGGCGAAGCCTGAGGAGCCGCAGCCCTGA
- a CDS encoding substrate-binding domain-containing protein has product MHAWAKLTLCLTLALSGLLGWAARGEAQTSDLVSTSSLRVCADPANLPMSGKDESGYENKLADLIGEKLDLPVTYTWYPMATGFVRNTLRAKKCDVIMGYAQGHELVLNTNHYLTSVFTLIVPKESDLANVTALSDEALKGKRIGVIAGSPPADHMARNGLIGKAKPYALVVDRRYESPAENMLNDLDAGTIDAAILWGPIGGPLVKSDHPDLKVIPLIHETLPPKMYYRITMGVRQGEKVWQRELNSLIRRHQDEINAVLAEAGVPMVNDMGDAVLDVTQ; this is encoded by the coding sequence ATGCATGCATGGGCTAAGCTGACCCTGTGCCTCACGCTTGCGCTGTCCGGCCTTCTCGGCTGGGCCGCGCGCGGCGAGGCGCAGACTTCGGACCTCGTGTCCACGTCGAGCCTGCGCGTCTGCGCCGACCCGGCCAACCTGCCCATGTCCGGCAAGGACGAGAGCGGGTACGAGAACAAGCTGGCCGACCTGATCGGCGAGAAGCTGGACCTGCCCGTCACCTACACCTGGTATCCGATGGCCACCGGCTTCGTGCGCAACACGCTTAGGGCCAAGAAGTGCGACGTCATCATGGGCTACGCCCAGGGGCACGAGCTGGTCCTGAACACCAACCACTACCTGACCTCCGTCTTCACGCTGATCGTGCCGAAGGAGAGCGATCTGGCCAACGTTACCGCGCTTTCCGACGAAGCGCTGAAGGGCAAGCGTATCGGCGTCATCGCAGGCTCGCCCCCGGCGGATCACATGGCCCGCAACGGCCTGATCGGAAAGGCGAAACCCTACGCCTTGGTCGTCGATCGCCGGTATGAGAGCCCGGCGGAAAACATGCTGAATGACCTCGACGCAGGCACGATTGACGCGGCGATCCTCTGGGGTCCGATCGGCGGTCCGCTGGTGAAGTCCGACCACCCCGACCTGAAGGTCATTCCGCTGATCCATGAAACGCTGCCACCCAAGATGTACTACCGCATCACGATGGGCGTCCGGCAGGGCGAGAAGGTCTGGCAGCGCGAGCTGAATTCCCTGATCCGCCGCCATCAGGACGAAATCAACGCGGTCCTGGCCGAGGCCGGCGTGCCGATGGTCAACGACATGGGCGACGCGGTTCTGGACGTCACGCAATGA